The DNA window AACTCGCCACCAATTTTTTTCAGGTGCTTCCGCTTTATATATGGGGCCGGAGATTAAATGGCCATGCCGATCGGGGATCCCCATGGGGGACTTTTCGAATATACCGTGGAAGGGCTGCCGGAATCCATATTCGCATTCAGCATACCTGTCTCTGATGTCTCGAAATCGGCCGAATTCTATCGCGATATGCTTGGGATGCAGATTCTGGGGTCGAAAGACGGCCGCGTCTATATGCGCAGAGGGGATTGCAGAATCGTTCTGTGCGAATCCGCAGCCGCGGGGATAGACACCGGCGTTTATCTGGCTGTGGATTCCCCATTCAGCACGCATCGCCGCCTAATAGATGAGGGCGTGGAGTTCGTCACCGATCCCGCGCGCACTCCGTTCGGGGTGGAGACGTCGTTCTTCGATCCGGACAGGAACATCATCCACGTGATCGATTCCCAATCCGATTTCAAGCTCTGAGCCGCTCTCATCCCAAGAAGAAGTCTTTCACATGGGGCCGCAGCAGATAGATAATGGTCAGGATGTTGATCAGTATCGACGCCACGCCGATGATGTTCACGATGGGGACCGGAATCATCAGGATGCCGCCGATGATGCCAAGAACGGACAGCAGCAATCCTATGTACCACATGGCGTCCCAGCCCTTGAAGATCCCGACTGACATGAGAATTATGATCAGAGAGGAGATCAAAGTTATCGGGCCCCAGAACATGTGGTGGCCAGCTATGAGCCAGACGCCTCCGATTAGCGTTATGACTCCCAAAGCAAGATAAAGGCAAGCTACCAAAGTGACTGCGATAGGTCTGTCGGCGGCCATGCGGGCCTATCATCGGATGCGGATAAAGATTTTCTTGTCTCCGAGAAAAGGGCGGGGCACAGGCCCCAAAAGAGTTTCAGTCGAGGAAGTAGGATTTCACGTTGGGTCTGAACAGGTAGTAGATGATCACGATGTTGATGATGATCCCTATGATACCCGCTGGCAGGCTGAACAGGCCAACAACGATGCCGATGATGGAGAAGATCAGCCCAAGGTACCACCAAGCTTTCCATCCCTTCAAGAATCCGAGAGCGATTACGAAGCATATCAGGGCGCCTATTCCAGGTATCGCAGATCCCACTAGGCCAACCGGGCCTAATGCCACGATGGACAGGAGCAGCGCCAAAGCGGCGAGAGCCATCAATATCCCGAGGACTATGTACAGCAATGCCACCAACGTAACCATTAAAGGGGCTTGTTTATCTGCCATAAAAAGATGATTGGGTGGCACCGATATTTATAGTGTGCGCACCCGGGATAATTTGGAAGAAGTTGGCGGATTTTTCCGCCGTTTTTCTTCAGTTACCGAGGTTGGCCTGCCCTATGGCTGTGTCCAGATCTTTCTGCAGGGATTCCGGGAGACCGTTGATGCTTCCAGACAGGAAACCTTTCACGATCATGCTGACGGCTTGGTCCTCATCCAGACCTCTGGACATTATGTACTCGATCTGATCCCTGGCGATCTTTCCGACGGCCGCTTCGTGGGTCATCTCCACGTCCGCTACGTGGGCTTCCAATTCGGGTATGGCCAAAGTGGATCCGCCGTCCTTCAGGATGATGCTTCTGCATTCCAGATGGGCTTTCACGCCCGGGGCGTTGCCTACGAGGCGGCCTCTGGCGCACATCTTCCCGCCCATGGAGATGCTTCTGCTCATGATCTCGGCCCTGCTGCCGAATCCGTTCAGGTTGACCATCCCTCCGGTGTCGATGTCCGATCCGGCATGTGCCAGGCACACGGTGTTGTATGTGGTGGACGCGCCCTCGGCGAGGTCTGCGGCGGGGAAGCTCTGGATGGATCCCACCGGGTTCAGGAGGATGTAGTTGTTGACGTAGTTGGAGTTCTTCCCGACGACGGTTTTCGTCCTCGGGCGGACGTTGGTCTTGTTGCCCCAGCTGTGGACCATGGAGTAGGTGAGGTTCGCGTCGTCGCCGATGTACATCTCGGTGACTCCGACATGCAGCGAATCGTTGGCGTGGTGGGCGGTGGTGCACCCGGTGATCATCTCCAGAGACGCGCCATCCTCCACGATGATGATGTTGTGGACGTTCTGGACCGTTCTGTTGGTCTTCAGAAGCATGCACGACTGCATCGGGGTCTTGATGTGGTATCCGGATTTGACGCGGACGAAGAAGCCGTCCCCATCTTCGAGATAGGTCTTGGCGGTGTATTTGTCCTTCGCGGGGTCCATGGCGTTCCACATGAAGTCTTTCAGGCCATCGTGTTTCTTGAGCGCCTCGCTGACGGACGTTACTTCCAAGCCTTCTTGGATCTTGGGGCTGCAATGGCTCATCCCGTTGTCGATGAACAACAGGCTTCCGGAGCGGGCCATCTCGTCCGCCACCACCCCGACCTGTTCCATATATCTTTTGTACTCGGAACTATCCAGATCGGATATCTGGTCGGCATCTTTGGAGCCCTCTTCGTACATTTCCAGGTCTATGTCTTTGCCGTAGGCGCCTTTCTTGTTCAGGGCCTCTTTAACCGAATCTCTGCCTGGCATCGAATCACTCCCCGTAGCCGTTCTGCTTTATGTTCCTCAGGAGGTCTGCGGGTTTTCCTGTGCGCTGGATGACCCCTTCCTTCATGACGTAGCCGCGGTCCGCGCCGATGTAATCCAGAATCTGTCCCGTGTGGGTAATCACGAGGGACGACACGTGCCTCGCCGAGCCGGAAGCGGAGTCGAAGAGCAGATCCTTCACTTTGTTGCCGATGAGGTCGATGCTCTCCAGATCGACGCCCGATTCAGGCTCGTCCAGGAGTATGAATTCCGGCTTCTGGGCCGTAAGCTGGAGTAGCTCGGACCTTTTTATCTCTCCGCCGGAGAAACCGACGTTGATGTCTCTCTCCAAGAACTCCCCCATCTTGAAGTTGGAAGCCTGGTCCAAGACATCTTTGTTTTTGGCGGAGGCTTTCACGAGATCGCCGAGCTTCACCCCGAAGATGTTGGGCGGCCTCTGCATCATCATGCCTATCCCAAGCCTGGCGCGCTCGTCCACGCTCATGCCAGTGATGTCCTGCCCTTTGAAAAGGATCTTTCCCTCGGTCACTTGGCATGTGCTGTAGCCCATGATGGTGGAAAGGAGCGTGGATTTACCCGAACCGTTCGGCCCGAACAGAACGCATGTCTCACCTTCTTCGACCGTCAGGTTCACTCCTTTTAGGATCTCCCTGCCGCCCGCTTCGGCGTGGAGGTCCGCAATTCTCAGCATCTCGGTCATTGAATCTCCTGCGTTCCCTATATCAAATTGATACTTAAACCCGCATTCTTGATGCGCCAAAAAAGCCTGCGATACAGCAGTTATTTTTATCGAATGCCGTATGCGCTGGCATGAAGGTCATCGCGCTCAACGGGAGCCCGCGTCCGCTCGGGAACACAAGCAACATTCTGAACGAGGTCCAGGATGAGTTCGAGAAGGAAGGGGTGGAGTTCGAGATCGTCCACCTTTATGAGTACCAGTTCGCCAACTGCAACGTCTGCCTCACCTGCGAGATACGCGGCGACGGCAGATGCATGGACGAGGACGATGGCTTCAATCCTCTGCTGAACAAGCTCCGCGCCGCCGACGGCTTGCTTCTGGCCGCCCCATCCTATGCGGGAGCGTGCCCCAGTGTCATGCAGACTTTCCTGGAGAGGGCGCAGCTCGTTTTCGAGAAGGGGGATCTGGGATTGAGAGGCAAGGTCGGAGGGGCCATCGCGGTCCATTCCCATCAGGGAGGCTCGCTGGTATTCAACCAGATGGTGGATTTCATGCTAAACAACTGCATGATCGTGGCCGGCTCCAATCCGCTTCCGATAGTGCGTGCGCTCAACTCGCCTCAGTATTCGGACGACGTCTCCGGAATGAAGGGCGTAAAATCCCTTGTCGCAAGCATGGTCTCCGCGCTGATGCGCCTGAATGGGTACGAATGAGATTCCTTTCAGAAGAAATAGAATCCGCAGCGTCCGTGGATGCACGCTTTTGCGGCCGCTTCCATCCTTTCGACGGGCCCCGCGTAGCGCCTGACAGCCATTTTACCTTCTTCGGGAAGCTTCTCCCTGAGGATTCCGCACTCTTTCAGGAGTTTATCGGCATCCTCGCGTGCGAATCTGCGTCCGGATTTGGCCGATTCCGGGGCCGAAGCCACTATTTCGCAGCCATATTTCCCGGCGATCTGCGGGAGAAGGGAATTGTCCGGGCCGAAAGCTCCGATGCATCCGCGCCCTTTGTCCCATGAGAGCGGGCATTTGCCGCAGATCTCGGACATATCGTCGAACGAGATCATGTCCCAGCCCGTCATGGATTCCTCCGCGGCGGAAATGGCTTTCTCCCTGTCGGAGGCCGACAGCCCTTCCAAGGAAGCCCATCCGCTGACGGATTCCTCCGAGAGAGGCTCCAGAATCTTCCTGTCCGCTTTCTTAAGGCTGCTGATGTAGACGAAATCCTCGCTGGGGTCCAGGGAGTTTCTCTCCGCGAAATCGTCCCAGTCTTGGACGGCTTCCATGGCCTTCTCGATGGGCACCACCCTTTCCTTCTCCAGGATATCGTCCAATCCGCTTCCCTCTTTCACACGGACCCTTATGATCTGTCTTCTCAGATCCCCGCATCCGGCGCATTCAGAGTCCTCGTATCCTATGCCTATGTTGATTCCCATCGCCTTCTCCTCCTTCTCGATTCCTTCTCAAGGATCTCGTATTCCTCGTCGGTATCGTTGGCCAGCCTGTACGTCACGTATCCGTTGGGGTCATACATCTCGAGGAATTCCTCCCTGTGGTCTTTGTATTGGCAGTAATAGATCGGAATCCTGAGCAGCTTCAGAGCGGCGACGATCCCGATCATCCCGGTGACGAATACCCCGATTTTGAGGCTAGCCTTGCCGCCCTCGATCTCCAGAACGTCTCCGGAGGTTATGAGCCCTTCCAAGTTCCCGAAGTTTATGATGAACAGGAACCATATGTACCCCACAATGAGCGCGGCTATCTGCGCCCATATGCGCTTCGCGTCGCCTTTCCGGAAGTAACCTATGGCGAAGGCTGCGGCTGCCATTATGGGGCTGAACATGACGGATCTCCACAGGATGTCCGATATCCCTTGGATGCTGTACCCTGTCAGGTCCAAGTCGAGGCCGAAGGCTTTGGGATTTTCGAGGACCATGATTGCGATATAAGGGATCAGGGCGTACAGAATAAGCGCCCAAGTTGCGCGGATAGCCCCTCTGGCCGGGCTGTGGATGCCCATCGGAGCCCTCCATTCATCGTTTCCAGCGTTTTGAGGGCTTTTATCAGTCCCTCGGAG is part of the Candidatus Methanomethylophilaceae archaeon genome and encodes:
- a CDS encoding SufD family Fe-S cluster assembly protein; the encoded protein is MPGRDSVKEALNKKGAYGKDIDLEMYEEGSKDADQISDLDSSEYKRYMEQVGVVADEMARSGSLLFIDNGMSHCSPKIQEGLEVTSVSEALKKHDGLKDFMWNAMDPAKDKYTAKTYLEDGDGFFVRVKSGYHIKTPMQSCMLLKTNRTVQNVHNIIIVEDGASLEMITGCTTAHHANDSLHVGVTEMYIGDDANLTYSMVHSWGNKTNVRPRTKTVVGKNSNYVNNYILLNPVGSIQSFPAADLAEGASTTYNTVCLAHAGSDIDTGGMVNLNGFGSRAEIMSRSISMGGKMCARGRLVGNAPGVKAHLECRSIILKDGGSTLAIPELEAHVADVEMTHEAAVGKIARDQIEYIMSRGLDEDQAVSMIVKGFLSGSINGLPESLQKDLDTAIGQANLGN
- a CDS encoding flavodoxin family protein; translation: MKVIALNGSPRPLGNTSNILNEVQDEFEKEGVEFEIVHLYEYQFANCNVCLTCEIRGDGRCMDEDDGFNPLLNKLRAADGLLLAAPSYAGACPSVMQTFLERAQLVFEKGDLGLRGKVGGAIAVHSHQGGSLVFNQMVDFMLNNCMIVAGSNPLPIVRALNSPQYSDDVSGMKGVKSLVASMVSALMRLNGYE
- a CDS encoding VOC family protein, translating into MPIGDPHGGLFEYTVEGLPESIFAFSIPVSDVSKSAEFYRDMLGMQILGSKDGRVYMRRGDCRIVLCESAAAGIDTGVYLAVDSPFSTHRRLIDEGVEFVTDPARTPFGVETSFFDPDRNIIHVIDSQSDFKL
- a CDS encoding ABC transporter ATP-binding protein, with the protein product MLRIADLHAEAGGREILKGVNLTVEEGETCVLFGPNGSGKSTLLSTIMGYSTCQVTEGKILFKGQDITGMSVDERARLGIGMMMQRPPNIFGVKLGDLVKASAKNKDVLDQASNFKMGEFLERDINVGFSGGEIKRSELLQLTAQKPEFILLDEPESGVDLESIDLIGNKVKDLLFDSASGSARHVSSLVITHTGQILDYIGADRGYVMKEGVIQRTGKPADLLRNIKQNGYGE